Proteins found in one Lutimonas zeaxanthinifaciens genomic segment:
- the pyrR gene encoding bifunctional pyr operon transcriptional regulator/uracil phosphoribosyltransferase PyrR, translating to MARKTLLNEKEILIILNRLACQLIENHQDFSNTILIGIQPRGVFLADRLVKILQEDYQVKDIKLGKLDITFFRDDFRRREDPLSASTTNINFIVDNKNVVFIDDVLFSGRSIRAALTAIQAFGRPKNIELLVLIDRRFSRHLPIQPDYKGRQVDVIKDEQVKVEWKENEQKDRVCIVRPDTV from the coding sequence ATGGCCAGAAAGACCTTACTTAACGAAAAGGAAATCTTAATAATTCTTAATCGTTTAGCGTGCCAGCTCATCGAAAATCATCAGGACTTTAGTAATACCATATTAATCGGAATACAACCCAGAGGGGTATTTCTGGCTGATCGACTTGTAAAAATACTTCAGGAAGATTACCAGGTGAAAGATATAAAACTGGGTAAACTGGATATTACCTTTTTCCGCGATGATTTTAGAAGAAGAGAAGATCCATTGTCAGCCAGCACTACAAATATCAATTTCATTGTAGACAATAAAAATGTTGTTTTTATAGATGATGTTTTGTTCTCCGGCAGAAGTATCAGAGCTGCCTTAACGGCAATTCAGGCCTTTGGAAGACCAAAAAATATTGAATTACTGGTATTGATCGACAGAAGGTTCAGCAGGCACCTTCCAATACAACCCGACTATAAAGGCAGGCAGGTTGATGTGATCAAGGATGAGCAGGTCAAGGTAGAGTGGAAAGAAAATGAACAAAAAGACAGGGTTTGTATTGTGCGACCCGACACCGTATAG
- a CDS encoding aspartate carbamoyltransferase catalytic subunit: MAKLSVSHLLGIKHLNLEDINLIFNTADHFKEVINRPIKKVPSLRDITIANLFFENSTRTKLSFELAEKRLSADIINFSAAQSSVKKGESLIDTANNILSMKVDIIVMRHPNEGAGDFLAKHVDAKIVNAGDGAHEHPTQALLDSYSIREKLGGVKGKKVVIVGDILHSRVALSNIYALKLQGAEVMLCGPTTLIPKFITKLGVRYEKDLRTALEWCDVANVLRVQHERMDVKYFPSIREYTQLFGINKELLNSIDKDIVIMHPGPINRGVELTSDVADSKQSIILNQVENGVAIRMAVIYLLAQQIKRD; encoded by the coding sequence ATGGCGAAATTAAGTGTATCTCATTTACTTGGGATAAAACATCTGAATCTTGAAGACATTAATTTAATTTTCAACACAGCCGATCATTTTAAGGAGGTTATAAACAGACCCATCAAAAAAGTCCCCTCTTTAAGAGATATTACCATCGCCAACTTATTTTTCGAAAACAGTACAAGAACCAAGCTTTCATTTGAACTTGCTGAAAAAAGGCTTTCAGCAGACATCATCAATTTTTCAGCGGCTCAATCTTCTGTAAAAAAGGGGGAATCACTTATTGATACGGCAAACAATATACTTTCAATGAAGGTGGACATCATCGTTATGAGGCATCCCAATGAAGGTGCCGGTGATTTTCTTGCGAAACATGTGGATGCCAAAATTGTTAATGCCGGTGACGGCGCTCATGAACATCCAACTCAGGCCCTGCTCGATTCTTATTCGATAAGGGAGAAGCTTGGAGGTGTGAAAGGTAAAAAGGTGGTCATTGTTGGAGATATACTTCATTCAAGGGTGGCGCTTTCAAATATCTATGCCCTAAAACTTCAAGGTGCAGAAGTGATGCTTTGCGGACCTACAACCCTAATTCCGAAATTTATCACCAAACTTGGAGTACGTTATGAAAAAGACCTGAGAACAGCTCTAGAATGGTGTGACGTTGCAAATGTTTTAAGGGTGCAACACGAAAGAATGGATGTCAAATATTTTCCTTCGATCAGGGAATACACACAACTGTTTGGAATCAACAAAGAGCTATTAAACAGTATTGACAAAGACATCGTAATTATGCACCCTGGCCCCATCAACAGAGGAGTGGAATTGACCAGTGACGTGGCAGACTCCAAGCAGTCCATTATTCTGAATCAGGTTGAAAACGGAGTTGCCATACGAATGGCGGTGATCTATTTGCTCGCGCAGCAGATTAAAAGAGATTAA
- a CDS encoding ribonuclease Z, translating to MSLRLTILGCHSATPRSLTYTSSQFLEMNNECCLIDCGEGTQRQLRKYKIKFSRIKYVFISHLHGDHFFGLIGLISTFSLLGRNSELHIFGPKGLKEIILLQLKLSKSWMDFPLHFHELISKESELILENDRIKVYTIPLKHRIYTNGFLFMEQPQPRKLNMPEISKYKEIDICDYQNLKNGKDYVLNDGKIIPNEVLTLDPPKPLSYGYCSDTEYYEEIIPLIEHIDLLYHEATFLEEHRSLAEKTKHSTAYQAAKIAQQAQVKRLLLGHYSSRYPSLELFLEEAVKIFKNTELAEAGHQIELSN from the coding sequence ATGAGTTTAAGACTGACCATATTAGGTTGTCATTCTGCTACACCCAGAAGTCTAACATACACTTCATCTCAGTTTTTGGAGATGAATAATGAATGTTGTCTGATAGATTGTGGAGAAGGCACTCAGCGTCAATTGCGAAAATACAAGATAAAGTTTTCTCGAATTAAATATGTCTTTATTTCGCATTTGCACGGCGATCATTTTTTTGGCCTTATCGGTCTAATCTCCACGTTTAGTCTTTTAGGTAGAAATTCCGAACTTCACATATTTGGCCCAAAAGGATTAAAAGAAATCATTTTGTTACAGCTTAAACTTTCCAAATCATGGATGGACTTCCCCCTGCACTTTCATGAATTAATCAGCAAAGAAAGTGAATTGATCCTTGAAAATGATCGAATCAAAGTTTATACAATTCCCTTAAAACACAGGATCTACACGAATGGTTTTCTCTTCATGGAGCAACCTCAGCCAAGAAAACTTAATATGCCGGAAATTTCCAAATACAAAGAAATTGATATCTGTGACTATCAAAATCTGAAAAATGGAAAAGACTATGTGCTAAATGATGGAAAAATAATTCCAAATGAGGTACTTACCCTTGATCCTCCAAAACCATTAAGCTATGGTTATTGCAGTGATACTGAATACTACGAAGAAATTATTCCTCTTATTGAGCATATAGATCTGTTGTATCATGAAGCTACTTTTTTAGAAGAGCACCGTAGTCTTGCCGAAAAAACAAAACACAGCACCGCCTATCAGGCTGCAAAAATTGCCCAGCAGGCCCAGGTTAAAAGACTGCTCTTAGGGCACTATTCCAGCCGATATCCTTCTCTTGAGCTATTTTTAGAAGAGGCTGTTAAAATATTTAAAAACACGGAGCTGGCTGAAGCGGGCCATCAAATCGAACTCAGCAATTAA
- a CDS encoding T9SS type A sorting domain-containing protein codes for MVKKLLSIIFLLTFSTALLAQEDDAKDLEILENALIGIHEVVASPNPFSVSTRIRFEADEEFEIDFLVKDLLGNTVYAKKQVAKKGHNSITFYRDELESGIYIYSIKTKTKVVSKRMVIK; via the coding sequence ATGGTAAAAAAACTACTCTCTATTATTTTTTTATTAACCTTTTCTACAGCTCTTCTTGCTCAGGAAGATGATGCTAAAGATCTTGAGATTCTCGAGAACGCTTTGATTGGGATACACGAAGTTGTGGCATCTCCCAATCCCTTCAGTGTTTCTACCCGTATCAGATTTGAAGCCGATGAGGAATTCGAAATCGATTTTCTTGTCAAGGATTTGCTGGGAAATACCGTTTACGCGAAAAAGCAGGTCGCAAAAAAGGGTCATAATTCCATCACTTTCTACAGGGATGAGCTCGAGTCTGGTATTTATATTTATTCTATAAAAACCAAAACGAAAGTTGTTTCCAAGAGGATGGTGATTAAATGA
- a CDS encoding ribonuclease Z: MEIIKNESYYQLIPEKSDAMSAEESLENFYNSFKKNYANFKKINLILDFSNIINIDLNKILLFSPLSETQKSNNKSFVIVCSGIEFDQVPDEIVVVPTLKEAEDIIEMEDIERDLGI; the protein is encoded by the coding sequence ATGGAGATTATTAAAAATGAGAGTTACTATCAACTTATTCCTGAAAAAAGTGACGCAATGAGCGCGGAGGAGAGTTTAGAGAATTTTTATAATTCATTTAAAAAAAATTATGCTAACTTTAAGAAGATAAATCTTATTTTGGATTTTTCTAATATTATTAACATTGATTTAAATAAAATCTTGTTATTTTCGCCGTTAAGCGAAACTCAGAAATCTAATAATAAATCTTTTGTGATTGTTTGCAGTGGAATAGAGTTTGATCAGGTGCCGGATGAAATTGTTGTTGTTCCCACTCTGAAAGAAGCAGAAGACATCATTGAAATGGAAGATATTGAACGTGATTTAGGAATTTAA
- a CDS encoding tetratricopeptide repeat protein gives MQHFSNNNDNQPLSKFELMLKTNSVYFFDSNEFEEIILFYVDSGKFSLAKKALHLGLSQHPTSVSLQLIQVELLILDENLDKAEKILDRLQEIEPSNEDIYIQKATIFSKRGKHNLAVDNLKTALIYADDDAEILSMIGMEYLFLEDFDTARFNFAKSLDVEYENYSSLYNVIYCFDMMKKHDEAIDYLKNYIEKEPYSEIAWHQLGRQYYIVYDYQKALEAFEYSILIDEEFIGAHLEKAKTLEELGHYEEAIQFYHKTMELDTPTSFAYLRIGKCYEKLNSVRDAIDFYNKTVNEDPLLDKGWLALTDIYISNKNYHKALFYINKALGIDEENNLYWHKFAEINLKLNLFEEAARAYYKCIGLHDDRIEVYLALSDVLHFLGEFHESIRVLLDARESYKDEPEITYRLAGLHFLVQKEKEGLFFFEKSLKSDIDFLSVASEIFPTMMDIESVKLLIEKFQD, from the coding sequence ATGCAGCACTTTTCAAATAATAACGATAATCAACCCTTATCAAAATTTGAATTGATGCTTAAAACCAACAGTGTATATTTTTTTGATTCCAACGAATTTGAAGAGATTATTTTGTTTTATGTAGACAGCGGCAAATTTTCTTTGGCAAAAAAAGCGCTACACCTTGGCCTTTCTCAGCATCCTACTTCAGTTAGTCTTCAGTTGATTCAGGTTGAATTATTGATTCTCGATGAAAACCTGGATAAAGCGGAAAAAATCCTTGACAGGCTGCAGGAAATTGAACCTTCAAATGAAGATATATATATACAGAAGGCAACAATTTTTTCTAAAAGAGGAAAGCATAATTTAGCCGTGGATAATTTGAAAACAGCTCTGATCTATGCGGATGATGACGCAGAAATCTTATCCATGATCGGAATGGAATATTTATTTCTGGAAGATTTTGATACAGCTCGTTTTAATTTTGCCAAGAGCCTGGATGTAGAATATGAAAATTATTCTTCGCTGTACAACGTAATTTATTGCTTCGATATGATGAAGAAGCATGATGAAGCCATAGATTACCTGAAGAATTATATTGAAAAAGAGCCTTACAGTGAGATAGCCTGGCATCAGTTAGGTAGGCAATACTATATTGTTTATGATTATCAAAAAGCGCTTGAAGCTTTTGAATATTCTATATTAATTGATGAAGAATTTATAGGTGCTCATCTTGAGAAGGCAAAAACACTGGAAGAACTTGGTCACTATGAGGAGGCCATTCAGTTTTATCATAAAACTATGGAACTGGATACGCCAACTTCTTTTGCCTATTTGCGAATTGGAAAATGTTACGAAAAACTGAATTCTGTAAGAGATGCCATTGATTTTTATAATAAAACGGTCAATGAAGATCCGCTACTGGATAAGGGGTGGCTCGCTCTGACTGATATTTACATCAGTAATAAAAATTATCACAAAGCTCTTTTTTACATCAATAAGGCCCTGGGCATTGATGAAGAAAATAATTTATACTGGCACAAATTCGCAGAAATAAACCTAAAACTCAATTTATTTGAAGAGGCTGCTCGTGCCTATTACAAGTGTATTGGTCTTCATGACGATAGAATAGAAGTCTACCTTGCTCTTTCTGATGTTCTCCATTTTTTAGGAGAGTTTCATGAATCCATCAGGGTCCTGCTCGATGCCAGAGAATCTTACAAGGATGAGCCTGAGATCACTTACAGGCTCGCCGGATTGCATTTTCTGGTTCAAAAAGAAAAGGAAGGTTTGTTCTTTTTCGAAAAATCACTAAAATCGGATATAGACTTCTTAAGCGTCGCTTCTGAAATCTTTCCCACGATGATGGATATTGAGAGTGTCAAACTTTTGATCGAGAAGTTTCAAGATTAA